CTACTCCTGTGTAAGAGTATATATAATGCACAAATATACTCACCCCAAGTGGTTTTGGCACTGTTGTCATCCTGCCTCCGCGCATTTCAAGTACCACTAATTTATTTTGACCGGAGGAAAATTCTGGATAACGAGGAGCATCGGGCCATTCAAACCATCTTACCTCTTTAGAAAGACATATAGGACCTTGGAAAGAAACATTCCGCAAAATAAGCAATCTCAACCTTCTCGGTTTTGTAAAAGCATCATGACCGATAGATAGCTTTATTGGGACAAGTGGCTccaacactatggcttttacATCACAATCTCCCTGTATGTACAAGACTATTTAGGTTATGCATATTCAATAAGTTGagtcaaaagatgagaatcggAGTTTTGAGCTTATGTGCGAGTCTTACCATGTCGCGTGAcagaacatcaagaacatcctCATATTGCCATAGTCTGCTGCGTCTCTCGGGATAATCGGATTCTTGGTTCACGATATCTTTacccatcaattgaatcaagtcatgcactTGTATGTTTCCGGACTCGGTTCTTATCAAGGACCTCTCGGTGAGAATTTGCAATCCTATTACCGCATTAAGATCGCAACCGCCGAGAACTTTCTTGACGTAACAAAATTCCCACCCCTTAAAGAAGCACACAATGtggagaaaaatctctttctcatttgcctctagtccatcataacttattttgagcacatcatTGATGTCTTTCTTAGGAATTCTAGAAAGGTTGTCTAGCGTACTTTCCCATTCATCTTGCCTTCTACCACATAATAAGGAACCCAgcacctcaagtgctaaaggaaggcctttaACATGATCCAGAACACCATCCACTAGATCTGCCTTGATTTGTAATTTGTAATGCGGAggaaaagcatgcttactaAGCAGCTCATAAGCTTCACTATTGTCCAGTGCTTGAACTTCATACACATGATATTTGTCTATCCTAGGAATCAGCAATTGGCTATCTCTTGTAGTAACAAGGATCCTACTCCCATTACCAAACCAATTGGCTTTTCCTGCTAAAGCACGTAACTGGTTCAAgtgatccacatcatcaaggatgacaagaactcttTTATGACCAAGTCTTTGTTGTATTAGATTAATACCTTCGGCGACATTGGACACTACTAAACTTCCTTTAGTTGATAATATATcgtttagtaatttttcttgcaaagtaactaaaccattgcgatattttgaattttctcgaaCATCCGCGAAAAAACTCGATCCTTCAAATTGTCtgtaaatattattataaatggCTTTCCCTAAAGCtgtctttcctatgcctccttgtccccataatcccaccatgagaacatcatctttAGACTCAAGTTTCAACATCGATTTTAGATTAATCACTCGGGaatctatcccaaccggatgctcAGCAACATGTAAAGGTGTTGGAACTAGGAGAGTTGTTGAGATCTCCTTCACAATTTCTTCTATAAGCTTTGACTCATCATCtctaacaaaaacagaaaaaagaagttgTAGCGTCGATTTAGCAATCGGAGATAAGCAACTAACTAGCAATCACCAATCAACAATGACAAAGCACTACATCTCTTTTTCAGATAATTGCAATCATGTGTGCATAGATCTATTTAtttcctaaagaaaaaaatagacttgactctacttacccatcattcaaatGCCACCCGGACAAATTACCAGCATCAAGAAGAGCTTCCTTCCATCTCTTCAATTTATCTGAATCTTTCTTGAACTTGGACTCATGCTCAGCCATAGCAATCTTATAACTGTTTCTGCCCCCTCTCACTTCATTTGGATTCACTTTATAAAACACAGGTAGAACGGTGATGTTcttttgctccttgcactccataatctttGCAATCTCTGTCAAGCACCATTGTGATGAAGCGTAGTTCTCAGAGAAAACAATGATTGCGATGCTTGACTCTTCGATGGCTTTCATAAGTGTCGATAAATTGTGTCCCTTTTTTAGTTCCTCGCTATCCCGGAAAGTGTATATTCCAATCCGGTCTAAAGCTTGGTAGAGATGGCCGACGAAGTTGTGACGTACATCCGtgcctctgaaactcaagaagacgtcgtaaatctttttgggtttcgatgaagaagccattggccAATGGTGGAGTTGGACAATCAGCAACGACTATTAGCTTAAGATTTGATGAGAGTGTTTTCAGGTAGTTCGTTCACCACTTGATCTCGTTGATTTATACCTGAGGACAGAGATGCATGACCCTGTTTAGTACTTAGGAAAATGGTGTAGAGGTGTGAACGCACGGACTTATTGTCGCTCAAAAACCGCGTTCCACTGCGTTATTCGGCTTCTCtgtggccgacaaaagtagTGAATTTTATAGATTATCGCACGAACCCACAAGCAACTTTAGGGTGGGGGATTCTCGTGACCTACTTTCTGGGCTCGGTGATAAAAACAACTTTGCGGGGCTTCCACGAAATTTCATCCACGACCAAACCTCTGAGAAGTGGTTTTTCCCTTGCTATGTAATTATTTTGCACACGTTGACTTATTTTCATTAAAGACCGCGTACCAGCTTCAAGGAAATGGCTTTGacagttttccttttttaattgaagtATTTGATGTCATTAGGTGTCACATGTTAGATATATTATATACATTAGGAgtagggtttttcttttcgtatatgtatttacgtttataaccttctttgtatgtataattatatcggccttg
This sequence is a window from Rhodamnia argentea isolate NSW1041297 chromosome 3, ASM2092103v1, whole genome shotgun sequence. Protein-coding genes within it:
- the LOC115754129 gene encoding TMV resistance protein N-like; protein product: MASSSKPKKIYDVFLSFRGTDVRHNFVGHLYQALDRIGIYTFRDSEELKKGHNLSTLMKAIEESSIAIIVFSENYASSQWCLTEIAKIMECKEQKNITVLPVFYKVNPNEVRGGRNSYKIAMAEHESKFKKDSDKLKRWKEALLDAGNLSGWHLNDG
- the LOC115754125 gene encoding TMV resistance protein N-like → MSPKLRALAGKANWFGNGSRILVTTRDSQLLIPRIDKYHVYEVQALDNSEAYELLSKHAFPPHYKLQIKADLVDGVLDHVKGLPLALEVLGSLLCGRRQDEWESTLDNLSRIPKKDINDVLKISYDGLEANEKEIFLHIVCFFKGWEFCYVKKVLGGCDLNAVIGLQILTERSLIRTESGNIQVHDLIQLMGKDIVNQESDYPERRSRLWQYEDVLDVLSRDMGDCDVKAIVLEPLVPIKLSIGHDAFTKPRRLRLLILRNVSFQGPICLSKEE